A region from the Bactrocera dorsalis isolate Fly_Bdor chromosome 1, ASM2337382v1, whole genome shotgun sequence genome encodes:
- the LOC105225117 gene encoding odorant receptor 94a-like produces the protein MELRQHDNLSGGRRVIKILKLLGLWHYGGAMRVPYLLYSGLLHSVFTIPYTIMMCMDVVQASDLEKFTNTMYMTLTELGLVAKLVNVWSYSRLLVDFFTAFTHDQLYQLQDGEEQQSWQRTQKYYSRVAFLYFTMSLSTLATAFVGVLYSEDYELPFPYAPPFDWRTPRGYWYAYCYELLAMPITCLSNCAFDMIQCYMLLQLSLCFKVISGRLERMGALKVCSSTHGFSEVSFHRDFVDIVRLHARTKLLSQQCQTYISFPFLIQIISSSFVLCFSAYRLQKVPILENPSQFLTLVQANLIMVLQIFIPCYCGNNIIEYSSGLNNATYNAEWFRCSPMMRKYLVIYMEMLQRPVRVRAGNFFDISLTIFTKTMNNTYSLIALLLNMNK, from the exons ATGGAGCTTCGTCAGCACGATAACTTATCCGGCGGACGGCGCGtcataaaaatactaaaactgCTGGGCCTTTGGCATTACGGGGGTGCTATGAGAGTCCCCTACTTACTTTACTCCGGCCTGTTGCATTCCGTCTTTACTATACCATACACCATAATGATGTGCATGGACGTGGTGCAGGCATCGGATTTGGAAAAATTCACCAACACCATGTATATGACGCTCACCGAGTTGGGTTTGGTGGCGAAACTGGTGAACGTTTGGTCTTACTCCAGATTACTGGTCGACTTCTTTACGGCTTTTACACACGATCAGCTGTACCAGCTGCAGGACGGCGAAGAGCAGCAAAGTTGGCAACGTACGCAAAAATATTACAGCCGCGTAGCTTTCCTGTACTTCACGATGAGTTTGAGCACTTTGGCCACAGCCTTTGTTGGTGTACTCTACAGTGAGGATTATGAGTTGCCATTTCCATATGCGCCACCCTTCGATTGGCGCACGCCGCGCGGTTATTGGTACGCGTACTGCTACGAGTTGCTGGCAATGCCAATCACATGTCTGTCGAATTGTGCCTTCGATATGATACAGTGTTATATGTTGTTGCAATTGTCGCTGTGTTTCAAAGTGATTTCCGGACGCTTGGAACGTATGGGTGCTTTAAAAGTATGTAGTTCAACCCATGGATTTAGCGAGGTTAGCTTTCATCGAGACTTTGTCGACATAGTGCGGTTGCATGCGCGCACGAAGTT ACTCTCTCAACAGTGCCAGACCTATATCTCGTTTCCCTTTCTCATACAAATTATTAGTTCGTCTTTTGTGCTCTGCTTCAGCGCTTATCGTCTACAGAAG GTGCCGATTCTGGAAAATCCCTCGCAATTTCTCACGCTCGTTCAGGCAAATTTAATTAtggttttgcaaattttcatacCCTGCTATTGCGGCAACAACATCATCGAATATTCTAGTGGTTTAAATAATGCCACCTACAATGCGGAGTGGTTCCGTTGCTCGCCGATGATGCGTAAATATTTGGTCATTTATATGGAAATGTTGCAGCGTCCGGTACGTGTGCGCGCTGGAAACTTTTTTGACATCAGTTTGACCATTTTCACCAAG ACCATGAACAATACATATAGCCTAATAGCACTCTTATTAAATATGAACAAGTGA